The Gouania willdenowi chromosome 22, fGouWil2.1, whole genome shotgun sequence nucleotide sequence ACCCCTGTGAGTTTGGATCTTATCCCACTTTATCCAATTCATTTTTCTCAGATAAAAACCTTTACATTGCTTCCTAAAAATGAGTAAAGGTTGGGTGCAGATTCCCTACTGTTGGACTTCCCcatggcagctgtggctacagatgCAGCTCACCTCCACCTGCGTGACTCTGGTGAAAGTCAATATTGGTTTGCGTTCATAAAAAGAAAAGCCAGAGGTCATTTAAGGCCATTTTCCTTAACATATGGATAATACTGACTAACTCCCCTACGACTTACATGCTAAAATTACAAGTGGACAGAAATGTTCTCATGATTTTATGACCAAAGcaactaaatattaccagcaactcacaaaacagcaacaaaaacacacaaaataagagaaaaatatactgacaaacaaaaagaacatcgaaatacacaaaacgacaccaaaaacacacacacactaagagagaaaagtaCTGaaaattaccagcaacacacaaaatgacaacaaagctaaatgagaggaaaaacacacacgatcactacaaaatacacaaaaataacagagaaacatacaaaacgacattagaagcaaccaaatgacaccaaaaacacacacactgagaaagaataatttgaataaaaacacacaaaataagaggaaaatatactgaaaaattaaaatacaccataaacacacagaaagatgatagaaatgattttgatttcAACATGAACTGtaaatacaaggatcagtcttggtcccacattagGATGGAGATGAAcgcaaattataaaaactatagaaataaatcttttcactctttacaaaatgagaatctttaaaatgtgtgttatcactcagtcattccttcttttgttgtttttttcaccgaattctgagcaaaaatgttgtagtcagacaaagggagTTCTTGGATTtttaaagtttgagaaccacagcaTTATCTGAGCCACTGTCGACCTAACTCATCATTTgattgaccttttttttctgcagtgaCATTATCGTCCTTGAGGCCAGAATCTGCTGTGAATCACCACAAACTGCTCGCTGTGAGTCTGGCGGTCCTCGCTGTCGTTCTACTGGCAGTAGATACAGGCCTGGGAGCCTACTGTAAGTCACGTGTTGTCAATACTTTGTACGTTTTTATTACTGTAGCATCATGTTTGTCTCCGTCCCTTTAGACAACAAACTGGCGGGAGGAAAAATATTAATTGCAGACATCAGCAGTGAGATCTCCAAGCTGCAGGCTCGGCACAACGCTGTCCTCCACGCCACGGAGGAAACAAAGAGACAGTTGGCCAAAGAGAAGAGTGAGCACCAGTTCACAAAGTGGGAGCAGGAACATGAGGCCAGAAGAAGCAAAGATCACgaaaaacagcttttaaaaattcaaatggAGGTTACGACACTGGAGTCACACTTACTGATGATCAGTAGGTCATATCTTCTATTGTTGGCTGGGATGAGCTCTAGCCacggttgggctcaattataattttaatcgtgtaattgatatttaattaccattatgacgtaattataattgaaataagTTTTTGCTGTtctaatcataattgaattgtaattgagttcagataattgactttgtaattggaattggCATAGAAGTGGTATAAAAACTgtcagtaaggcataaaaatgtaaagaaattgggattttttttctgaaataatgagtgataacagacattttaaagaatctcattttgtaaataagtggaattaaacaatATTTCGTGCCACCggaatgaattttttttctatacTGTAGTTTCTTTAATTTACATTgtcatttttcagtcattttcagttcatgttctaatcaaaatcatttctatcatagttttgtgtcaacaaaagcacacaaaatgattacaaagacacactaaacaaccacttaaacacaaaatgactacaaaaacagatacaaaaggacttcaaagacacacaaaatgactaataatgTACAAATAGACAACAGTAGCAGAgacatacaacaaaaacacacaaaaagagaacagAAATTTGCCATTTAAACAAGAAAATAGACataatgaattcaaaaacacacaaaatgtcttaaaactcaataaacaccaagaaaacccacacaaaaggactacacagacaaaagcctttgttctttcctgtattaatgcttagattTATCAcaattctaaatgctaacatgaatgttgatattgtggccctcggatcagacaatcacatttttgttggcTTCGCTCTGacagaagttgcccatctctgccctGGGGGTGCATGTACACTGCTCTAACTCTAACTACTGTAAATAGGTTGATGACATCCGTACGTTCTCTTTCTCCACAGGGGAGGGCTGCAGACGCTGTCCATCGGGATGGAGTGTCATCAATTCTAAGTGTTACTTTTTTGCCATGGCTGAGAGATATTCAGGTCGATCGTGGGAAGATGCCAGGCAGTTCTGTAAGAGGCTCGGGGCCGACCTGGTAGTGATCAACAGCAGAGAGAAAGAAGTAGGACTCAACAAAAACTGCTCCCATTCATTacatcagaggtgtaaaaagtactgatagatcctgtagaagtactgttacttgattgaaattgcactcaagtacaagtatgtcacacataaaatactcaagtacaagtaaaaagcagaggtgacaagtaacaaagtacaaaaactttgttactgtacttaagccatttttttctggtgtattcatttattttggcaatttttttttgtttttttttttttaacagatatatgcactttctactccttacatttaaaaaatgagctctttacttttaagaccttcaacgatgacgtcacgacgtaaaaagacacaaaacgtTGGTAGTTTGAGGTGTTTTCTCAGAGCTGCTCTGCGTTTAATTGACCATTTGCATTTCTTTTCTTGACAcaatttatttacacattttgtctgtaatgagtgctaaattctccaggcgTTCAAAGGTGACAGATTTTCTACaagttcataaaaaaaataaaagatatggaatttgctggttttaagtacatttagtagcatgtacttttacttttactcatgTAAGGgaacaacttcaatacttttaccagaatattgttttatatttaagtATCTATACTTGAGTACTgtagactagtacttttgccacctctggtaaaaagtagctcaattaaatagtactcaaagtaatttttggtaatacatgttgccatggtaaacatctcatgtataaacttaaaaaggaagaaataaaatcctgcacatttggaacttaattcattttcaacaaaggcatctgtataaaattatgacattcaatgctgttttggcgccgtgcattacgtcTAATCTTATTGGTTGGCTATCacatgatgcatttgattgttgtttggtcatttcaatttttgtagttcaacaatgtctgttgatcatttaaaaaaaataaataatgataatttactcagtaatgtaaaaatgtaacaaattacttcttctAAAAtgaacttaagtacaagtaaaattactgatttagaaatacactcaaaaaagtacaagtaccaataaaagtaactcaattacagtaacgtgatgTACTTGTAATCCATCATCAATTGAAAAAGACCTTTACCTGATCTAACAAATACATTCAtatttgtgtatgtattttatgtgtgtgtgcagcggCCCATTTGGGAGTTGATATATAATTATCACGATTCCTCGAAAGGAATTTACGAGTCTGGTTTCTGGATTGGATTAAcagacacagaagaagaagggaTTTGGAAATGGCAGGATGGGACCAGACTCTCTGAGGGGTAACAGTCTCATCGAACATCTTCTATATCAGCTCCACACAACTTTACGGTTGTTGTGCGATTATTTAACAACTTTCATTATTCAAGTCACAGTCCAATCTTCATCAAAACAACGACTGTTATTTCAGATACTGGGCAGATGGAGAACCTAACAACGGGAACCAAAATGAAGACTGTGCAGCCGTGTATCCATTACCAAACCCATTCAAGGCTTGGAATGATGCTTCCTGTAATTACAACTTAAAGTGGATTTGTGAAATGACACCGGGATCACCGTGACTTCATATTTTCATGCAGATTTGATTTTAGCGTTTTCATTCACCGCTAACTTCAGACTCGAGATGGGTTTTCATATCTTTTTTATGTAATGAATTAGAAAAGCTGTGCTCGGTGCCAACCAGGGTTAGGATCACATTACATTATTGAgtgacaagcattttttttttttccaattacaattatttttcatcttaagaaagtcaattacaattacgttctcaattactaaagttcaattactgagcctgaaataaaaaacctaatacCCATTAacgttcctcttgtgttagctttctgttagcatctcttatgataacaggtcttaaatcagctgtaaaatacactaaaaacaaatcaatatcatataatttatttcctatctattggttaccttgttaggcttcctaatcaactaaaatataggttttaatattttttaataataattaaaa carries:
- the LOC114456048 gene encoding CD209 antigen-like protein E isoform X2, encoding MSAPTVRRKHVTLSSLRPESAVNHHKLLAVSLAVLAVVLLAVDTGLGAYYNKLAGGKILIADISSEISKLQARHNAVLHATEETKRQLAKEKSEHQFTKWEQEHEARRSKDHEKQLLKIQMEVTTLESHLLMIREGCRRCPSGWSVINSKCYFFAMAERYSGRSWEDARQFCKRLGADLVVINSREKERPIWELIYNYHDSSKGIYESGFWIGLTDTEEEGIWKWQDGTRLSEGYWADGEPNNGNQNEDCAAVYPLPNPFKAWNDASCNYNLKWICEMTPGSP